In Deinococcus sp. QL22, the following are encoded in one genomic region:
- a CDS encoding DUF1775 domain-containing protein: MFKPLILTVMLAALPVAAAHATVRTEAGLSESKVGASESYRLNVPTEKEISTTEVRLMVPAGLTITRFQTMPGFTRTLTTNAAGLVTEVVWKGRIAPMEFARFLFSARNPAEAGTLNWKVYQKYSDGSVVAWDDSDPDKAPASKTAVK, encoded by the coding sequence ATGTTCAAACCACTGATCCTGACCGTCATGCTCGCTGCTCTCCCCGTTGCCGCCGCCCACGCCACCGTCAGAACCGAAGCGGGGCTGAGCGAAAGCAAGGTAGGCGCGAGCGAGAGCTACCGCCTGAACGTGCCCACCGAAAAAGAAATCAGCACCACCGAAGTCCGGCTGATGGTTCCGGCGGGCCTGACCATCACCCGTTTTCAGACCATGCCCGGCTTTACCCGCACCCTGACCACAAACGCCGCCGGACTCGTGACCGAAGTCGTCTGGAAGGGCCGCATCGCCCCGATGGAATTTGCCCGCTTCCTGTTCAGCGCCCGCAATCCTGCCGAGGCCGGAACACTGAATTGGAAGGTATACCAGAAATACAGTGACGGTTCGGTGGTCGCGTGGGATGACAGTGACCCCGATAAAGCGCCCGCCAGCAAAACCGCCGTCAAGTAG
- a CDS encoding CopD family protein has protein sequence MIPLLILAKGLLYAGVVLLVGGIFTRRELTPAHPARRILGVGGLLLLVGVFLTLLGTLAVVGFTAPADYLDYLTQTGAGRALTLLLIGGLLLLAAELGQWPRPLTAAAAALTLWGLAGVGHGATHGPTVRLLHVVHAGAMCIWVGGVLALLTLRGAGPQHAARFTPVATACVFALALTGTFATLEHAGTLWGVWNSSYGVTLMVKLGVVALALLAALLARRAFARALGIRPQLALELTLLVGVLAVTATLSETPPPTHESGQMNMEGH, from the coding sequence GTGATTCCGCTCCTGATCCTCGCTAAAGGACTGCTGTACGCGGGCGTCGTTTTGCTGGTAGGCGGCATTTTCACCCGCCGAGAGCTGACGCCCGCTCATCCTGCCCGCCGAATCCTGGGCGTGGGCGGCCTGCTGCTGCTGGTTGGGGTATTCCTGACGTTACTGGGCACGCTGGCCGTGGTGGGCTTCACCGCTCCTGCCGACTACCTCGATTACCTGACCCAGACCGGAGCGGGCCGTGCCCTGACGCTGCTCCTGATCGGTGGGCTGTTGCTGCTGGCCGCCGAATTGGGGCAGTGGCCCCGCCCCCTCACGGCCGCTGCCGCCGCCCTGACTCTCTGGGGACTGGCCGGAGTCGGACACGGCGCGACGCACGGCCCGACCGTTCGCCTGCTGCATGTGGTTCATGCCGGGGCGATGTGCATTTGGGTGGGCGGCGTGCTGGCCCTCCTAACCCTGCGCGGGGCTGGCCCCCAACACGCCGCCCGCTTTACGCCGGTAGCCACTGCCTGCGTCTTCGCTCTCGCCCTCACCGGAACGTTTGCCACACTGGAACACGCCGGAACGCTCTGGGGCGTCTGGAACAGCAGCTACGGCGTGACGCTGATGGTCAAACTGGGTGTGGTTGCTCTGGCGCTGCTGGCCGCACTGCTGGCCCGCCGCGCCTTTGCCCGCGCTCTGGGGATTCGGCCCCAGTTGGCGCTGGAATTGACCCTGCTGGTGGGTGTGCTGGCCGTCACCGCTACCCTGTCCGAAACGCCGCCGCCAACGCATGAGTCGGGGCAGATGAACATGGAAGGGCATTGA
- a CDS encoding copper resistance CopC family protein has protein sequence MTRLFALLLAAALGTASAHTEVTVVSPTSTLPASAPKAVQLSFAEPVNLRFATFRVLPMPAGKTPAEATRLALALKPGSPQLVNTGPVPSGMAAKLSLSLKPNLKAGPYLIAWAILSEDGHPVTGQSLFRVR, from the coding sequence TTGACCCGTCTCTTTGCCTTGCTCTTGGCCGCTGCCCTCGGCACGGCCTCTGCCCACACCGAAGTCACCGTGGTCAGCCCCACGTCCACCCTGCCCGCGTCGGCCCCCAAAGCCGTACAGCTGAGCTTTGCAGAACCGGTAAACCTGCGGTTTGCCACCTTCCGTGTATTGCCGATGCCCGCCGGAAAAACCCCTGCTGAGGCCACCAGGCTGGCGCTGGCGCTGAAGCCCGGTTCTCCACAGTTGGTCAATACTGGCCCCGTTCCCAGCGGCATGGCGGCCAAACTCAGCTTGTCCCTCAAGCCCAATCTGAAAGCAGGCCCATACCTGATCGCGTGGGCGATTTTATCTGAGGACGGCCACCCGGTCACTGGCCAAAGCTTGTTCCGCGTCCGGTGA